One Paenisporosarcina sp. FSL H8-0542 genomic region harbors:
- a CDS encoding multidrug efflux SMR transporter, with protein sequence MAWIYIIMAGVLEIVWVIGLKYSHGFTEIIPSIVTTIIIIFSFFLLSKALHSIPLGTGYAIFTGLGTVGTVVTGMLFFGETINLLKVFFVTLMIVGIIGIKIGPAQPKN encoded by the coding sequence ATGGCATGGATATATATCATAATGGCAGGGGTTTTGGAAATTGTCTGGGTGATAGGTCTTAAATATTCACACGGATTCACCGAAATTATACCTAGTATAGTAACGACAATTATCATAATCTTTAGTTTCTTTTTGCTTTCAAAAGCTTTACACTCAATTCCCTTAGGAACTGGTTACGCCATTTTTACTGGATTGGGAACGGTGGGAACTGTAGTAACTGGGATGCTTTTTTTTGGAGAGACCATTAATCTACTGAAAGTATTTTTTGTGACTTTAATGATAGTAGGGATAATTGGAATAAAAATTGGTCCAGCACAACCTAAAAATTAA
- a CDS encoding multidrug efflux SMR transporter, which yields MAWIFLLIAGFAEIGSVISLKLADGFKKFLPSVACLFFGSLSFYFLSLSLTSLPVGTAYAIWTAIGSVGSVLAGMIFFNEPRSLRLTLLIMCIIAGAVGIKMTSGH from the coding sequence ATGGCTTGGATTTTTCTTCTTATTGCCGGATTTGCCGAGATTGGTAGTGTTATAAGCTTGAAACTTGCAGACGGATTTAAAAAATTTCTCCCCTCTGTCGCGTGTCTTTTTTTTGGGAGTTTAAGCTTTTATTTTCTTTCTTTGTCATTAACTTCTCTTCCAGTGGGAACTGCCTATGCAATATGGACCGCTATCGGCTCTGTTGGAAGTGTTTTAGCAGGAATGATATTCTTTAATGAACCTAGAAGTTTAAGATTAACCCTATTGATTATGTGTATAATTGCAGGAGCTGTAGGTATTAAAATGACTTCTGGACATTAA
- a CDS encoding D-serine ammonia-lyase → MKTIQDWIKEYPLINELVATKEVFWSNPKYEPFQTEGKKLPLNDKDVEDAEERLKRFAPYIAKVFPETRNLNGIIESPIVPIPAMHQKLSHTYEHPLEGTFLLKCDSHLPISGSIKARGGIYEVLKHAETLAIQHGLLSVEDDYSILDSDKFRNFFSDYSIAVGSTGNLGLSIGIMSAKLGFKVSVHMSADAKKWKKALLKSKGVTVIEYKEDYSKAVEEGRKQADSDPNCYFIDDENSRDLFLGYAVAAIRLKKQLEDLNVTVDENHPLFVYLPCGVGGGPGGVAFGLKLMYQHRVHCFFAEPTHSPCMLLGLVTGLHDKVSVQDFGIDNITSADGLAVGRPSGFVGQTIEPLLSGSYTVSDNELFKLLSALVDTENIHLEPSALAGVIGPVKLWTEKEGKEYIQNHNLTDKMKNATHLMWATGGSMVPKETKNEYYKKGVTLSQGTQPNCD, encoded by the coding sequence ATGAAAACTATTCAAGATTGGATAAAAGAATATCCTTTAATAAACGAGTTAGTTGCTACAAAGGAAGTGTTTTGGTCAAATCCTAAATATGAACCATTTCAAACTGAGGGTAAGAAACTTCCACTTAATGATAAAGATGTAGAAGATGCTGAGGAAAGGCTCAAGCGTTTTGCTCCTTACATTGCTAAAGTTTTTCCTGAAACAAGAAACCTCAACGGAATCATTGAATCTCCGATTGTACCCATCCCGGCGATGCATCAAAAGTTATCACACACCTATGAGCATCCATTAGAAGGGACATTTTTGTTAAAATGTGACAGCCACCTTCCCATTTCAGGTTCCATTAAAGCTCGCGGCGGCATTTACGAAGTGTTAAAACACGCAGAAACGTTGGCGATTCAACATGGTTTATTATCAGTAGAGGATGATTATTCGATCCTTGATAGCGATAAATTTAGAAACTTCTTTTCCGATTACTCCATTGCCGTCGGATCTACAGGCAATTTAGGGTTAAGTATAGGCATAATGAGTGCCAAATTAGGTTTTAAAGTATCGGTCCATATGTCTGCGGATGCAAAGAAATGGAAGAAAGCTCTCCTTAAAAGCAAAGGAGTAACGGTGATTGAATATAAGGAAGATTACAGCAAAGCGGTCGAAGAGGGGCGCAAACAGGCTGATAGTGATCCGAATTGCTACTTCATTGATGACGAGAACTCTCGCGATTTGTTTTTAGGATATGCAGTGGCAGCAATTCGACTAAAAAAACAATTAGAAGATTTAAATGTAACTGTAGATGAAAACCATCCACTATTTGTTTACCTTCCATGCGGAGTAGGCGGTGGGCCGGGAGGAGTGGCTTTTGGTTTAAAACTTATGTATCAACATCGAGTACATTGCTTCTTTGCAGAGCCTACGCATTCTCCATGTATGTTACTTGGGCTAGTAACAGGTCTGCATGATAAAGTCTCTGTACAAGATTTTGGAATTGACAACATCACATCAGCAGACGGCCTTGCGGTAGGAAGGCCATCAGGATTCGTTGGTCAAACCATCGAGCCTTTATTAAGTGGAAGTTATACGGTTAGCGATAATGAATTATTTAAACTATTAAGCGCATTGGTCGATACAGAAAATATTCACCTGGAGCCTTCCGCATTAGCCGGTGTAATAGGGCCGGTAAAGTTATGGACTGAAAAAGAAGGAAAAGAATACATACAAAATCATAACTTAACAGATAAAATGAAAAATGCTACACATCTCATGTGGGCTACCGGTGGAAGTATGGTTCCTAAAGAAACGAAAAACGAATATTATAAAAAAGGAGTAACGTTATCACAAGGAACCCAGCCGAATTGTGATTAG
- a CDS encoding sensor histidine kinase encodes MKKIDSISMREKIASFYLYSISFLGMIAVINSLFKSEMPSELIILLLLAVFMGIIEYFPFRIGRSGITPSLTLIYPMIWGFGIHITVIASVCVMVFSQSLRRFHMQRILFNSTQLALSITLAEWLSKQCISFFITEMNLPFLYEELISTLLFTVFFCSINTLLFDLLMVLLPQPYTREQWHKKNLLVFLSASFCLFYAFLIYILEHRYRGEMDGITVPFFFFPLVAICIISSFSWQIRIEKERLYKLFSITTELSQGLSAGNLHQMKQSLKGFLGIQAYALWAKDEGDWQILLKDGKVHSNISSSFDLHPNFEEIAQTFVVTDWKTGMAPGDEVFEDVIRSLVYLPLKVNNELVGMFVAGKSRGASFITEDIQSLATFANHLGSLLKTRSLVSEQEKRVILEERNRLAREIHDGIAQVLAGVIFQLESAQKQSEDQSGNMQQVVDKSIKKLRNSLSEVRYSIFALKPYPTQRLGLKQAIADKIESIKQEYDLAITYHERGRSRTLSFSKERVIFDTLQESLQNIVKHAKADKVDILLSYQREHTLLKVKDNGVGFSLFEAMIKSKHEPHYGILYINEQAEQLGATLQIDSSVGKGTEITLSIPNSETGEEYHDSNITSG; translated from the coding sequence TTGAAAAAGATAGACTCTATATCTATGAGAGAAAAAATAGCGAGTTTTTATCTTTATTCTATTTCTTTTCTTGGTATGATTGCTGTTATCAATTCCCTATTTAAAAGTGAAATGCCTTCTGAATTAATAATCCTTTTGCTGTTAGCTGTGTTTATGGGGATTATTGAGTATTTTCCTTTCCGCATTGGGAGAAGCGGAATCACGCCCAGCCTTACGCTCATTTATCCAATGATTTGGGGGTTTGGGATACATATAACTGTCATTGCTTCTGTGTGTGTAATGGTATTTTCCCAGTCCCTTCGCCGTTTTCACATGCAAAGAATACTATTTAATAGTACTCAACTTGCTTTAAGTATCACTCTAGCAGAGTGGTTGTCCAAACAATGTATTTCTTTTTTTATTACGGAGATGAACCTGCCTTTTTTATATGAAGAATTAATAAGCACGCTTTTATTTACCGTATTCTTTTGCTCTATCAACACCCTTTTATTCGATCTTTTAATGGTGCTTCTTCCCCAGCCATACACGCGAGAACAATGGCACAAGAAAAATTTGTTAGTATTTTTGAGTGCAAGTTTTTGTTTATTCTACGCCTTTCTTATATATATTTTAGAACATCGATATCGCGGAGAGATGGATGGAATTACTGTTCCGTTCTTCTTTTTTCCGCTTGTAGCCATTTGCATCATTAGTTCTTTCTCCTGGCAAATACGGATTGAAAAAGAACGATTATATAAACTTTTTTCTATTACAACGGAGTTGAGTCAGGGTCTGTCTGCCGGAAACTTACATCAGATGAAACAATCACTTAAAGGATTCTTGGGAATACAAGCATATGCTTTATGGGCAAAAGATGAAGGGGACTGGCAGATTCTGTTAAAGGATGGAAAAGTACATTCCAATATTTCAAGTTCGTTTGATCTGCATCCGAATTTTGAGGAGATAGCCCAAACCTTTGTTGTTACTGATTGGAAAACGGGTATGGCTCCTGGAGATGAAGTATTTGAAGATGTCATACGCTCCCTCGTCTACTTACCTCTTAAAGTCAATAATGAGTTGGTTGGAATGTTTGTTGCAGGCAAAAGCAGGGGGGCGAGTTTTATTACCGAAGATATACAGTCTTTAGCTACGTTTGCCAATCATTTGGGTAGCTTGCTTAAAACACGGTCGCTCGTCTCTGAACAGGAAAAGCGAGTTATTTTGGAAGAAAGAAATCGACTAGCCCGTGAAATCCACGATGGAATTGCACAAGTATTAGCTGGGGTCATATTTCAGCTGGAATCAGCTCAGAAGCAATCCGAAGATCAATCAGGAAACATGCAGCAAGTGGTAGACAAAAGCATAAAAAAATTACGGAATAGTTTAAGTGAAGTTCGGTATTCTATCTTTGCTTTAAAGCCATATCCTACCCAAAGGCTAGGGCTAAAACAAGCAATTGCTGATAAAATTGAATCTATAAAACAAGAATATGATCTGGCCATTACTTATCATGAAAGAGGCCGTTCTCGTACACTCAGTTTTTCAAAAGAACGAGTTATTTTTGATACTTTACAGGAAAGCTTGCAGAACATTGTAAAACATGCAAAAGCGGACAAGGTTGACATTCTCCTAAGCTATCAACGTGAACATACACTTTTAAAGGTGAAGGACAACGGGGTTGGCTTTTCCCTTTTTGAAGCCATGATTAAATCGAAACATGAGCCTCATTATGGCATTTTGTATATAAATGAACAAGCTGAACAACTGGGAGCTACCCTTCAGATTGATAGTTCAGTAGGAAAAGGTACAGAAATTACATTGTCAATTCCAAATTCAGAAACAGGGGAGGAGTATCATGATTCAAATATTACTAGTGGATGA
- a CDS encoding response regulator transcription factor yields the protein MIQILLVDDHAVLRDGLRSILDLESDIRVVGEAVTGEEVLKKVEECRPDFILMDINLPGKNGIEVTSLVKSQYPNCRVLILTMFEHDEYLMEALRAGADGYLLKDSSSEQVVEAIRKVSQGDSVIHPRMTQKLITYHQTNSERNENVLSDREKEVLFELVKGLSNKEIAEVLFISDKTVKIHINKIFKKLNVKSRTQAVIYAVQNQLVPFS from the coding sequence ATGATTCAAATATTACTAGTGGATGATCATGCTGTTTTGCGTGATGGACTTCGGAGCATATTGGATCTCGAATCCGACATCCGAGTCGTAGGAGAAGCCGTTACCGGGGAGGAGGTATTGAAGAAAGTAGAGGAGTGTAGACCTGATTTTATTTTGATGGACATCAATCTCCCTGGAAAAAATGGCATTGAGGTCACGTCCCTCGTGAAAAGTCAGTATCCGAATTGCCGCGTTCTTATATTGACGATGTTTGAACATGATGAATACTTAATGGAAGCACTTCGGGCGGGTGCAGATGGCTATTTATTGAAGGATTCGTCATCTGAACAAGTGGTAGAAGCTATTCGAAAGGTATCACAAGGGGATTCGGTTATTCATCCTCGCATGACCCAAAAGCTGATAACGTATCATCAAACAAATTCAGAACGTAACGAAAATGTGCTATCAGATCGTGAAAAAGAAGTACTGTTTGAATTGGTCAAAGGTCTTAGCAATAAAGAAATTGCTGAAGTCCTATTTATCAGTGACAAGACAGTTAAAATTCACATCAATAAGATTTTCAAAAAGCTGAATGTGAAAAGCCGTACACAAGCAGTCATTTATGCCGTTCAAAATCAACTTGTTCCTTTTTCTTAA
- a CDS encoding S8 family serine peptidase, whose protein sequence is MKKRKMMAWKVMTTAAMTSLLFSSVAVSAEGDVTPAKSQMFEEIVEQGGQLFFDKDMIETGQEDSLYKDVKKEGLATAYKPNDTVRLIVEVEQPTENEQTAKNKKALYKQKQDKVIEKISKEKNSKSNAPIKVKHRFFEGFNGFSVETEFQNIKDIQSIPGVTNVHIARTFQENMAASKELVQAQKVWEQYGYKGEGLVVAVVDSGIDYTHKDMNLSDTAKAKEKWTQDKINQKFTETDVNEIWYSEKVPTGYDWADNDTNVIPGTKGSPHGTHVAGTIGANGDETKGAVAGIAPGVQLLAEKVFSDNGGGAYEDDIIAGIEHAVTMSADVINMSLGVDAGYVDEDFDPIQKSIRVATEQGTLVVVAAGNTAYSTKNNIIPSSLRPYAENPDIGTVGAPGVSPYALSVASYENTKLHLNALADPSGFSVPFKDQTQFPASYNFKVSKVLSPDVPYDLVNVGEGKNASDYPKGKTGYIAVVKLLNPYSTVSSIQFTAKSAGAKAIIMIPPAVWNDYTSLPLSPTAAPTASTSKAVGEALLSKMNSLPSGQYLSMKFAGDTWVENPAKDTMSSFSSFGSPSTLDFKPEISAPGGNIYSTIPGNDYEVMSGTSMATPHVAGGSALLLQALYQKGLTQSEDTVLKAKLALMNTANIAMDPRTNGEVPYSPRVQGSGIMKIQNAINTPVIVTSSKTPLEQAGAVALKEIGQNTSFKLNMEAFDTPKGKNNSDDIEYNVYVDLLKDKTEMKEFDLDSDGELDSKEYLTLTSERINGATVTVNDNVVTDKTGAFVKIKPGQTKMLTVNVTLPDSLKKNSFVEGFVRLVPVAKDQDKAVPLTVPYMGFYGEWDEPGNIDAPAWEKDAFVGYTALWDESAERYPLGYNPYSDTFSLNHIAFSPNYINDGIFPSFQALRNLEKVEMYVEDQSGNLIKNLGDFSEYTGTPWKFRKNIMSYGDIMYGGYKWDMKDTSGQFVPDGIYQYVIKSTLEYENAKPQIVKMPMTVDSIAPTVSNIQVTPKNGKYEVSFDAQDNATDFNSALLWVNGNFYSPAVGVKSILSNTEPQSIVILAIDYAGNQSYKVWGDPSYIKYTMAVQTISITPTANINKSKPAKISAWAYSRVDWTINVKDASGKIVDSFKVENEHSLKTQWVPNTDLQNGTYSISVDVVTKDGFKVTTTPKQVTVLQQ, encoded by the coding sequence ATGAAAAAAAGAAAAATGATGGCATGGAAAGTCATGACCACAGCAGCGATGACTTCCTTATTATTTTCATCAGTTGCCGTTTCTGCAGAAGGTGATGTTACGCCAGCTAAGTCGCAAATGTTTGAAGAAATTGTAGAACAAGGAGGACAATTATTTTTTGATAAGGATATGATCGAAACAGGTCAAGAAGATTCATTATATAAAGACGTTAAAAAAGAAGGTTTGGCTACAGCATATAAACCGAATGATACTGTTCGCTTAATCGTAGAAGTTGAACAACCAACTGAAAATGAGCAAACAGCCAAAAACAAAAAAGCTTTATATAAACAAAAACAAGATAAAGTAATCGAAAAAATCTCAAAAGAAAAAAATTCTAAATCAAATGCTCCTATTAAAGTGAAGCATCGTTTTTTCGAAGGGTTTAACGGATTCAGTGTAGAAACAGAGTTCCAAAATATAAAAGATATCCAGTCTATTCCAGGGGTTACGAATGTCCACATTGCTAGAACTTTTCAGGAAAATATGGCAGCAAGTAAAGAATTAGTACAAGCTCAAAAAGTATGGGAACAATATGGTTATAAAGGTGAAGGATTAGTAGTAGCGGTCGTAGATTCCGGGATTGATTATACGCACAAAGATATGAATCTATCTGACACAGCCAAAGCGAAAGAAAAATGGACTCAAGATAAAATTAATCAAAAATTTACTGAGACAGACGTAAACGAAATTTGGTATTCCGAAAAAGTTCCAACAGGATATGATTGGGCAGACAATGATACCAATGTCATTCCGGGAACAAAAGGCAGTCCGCATGGTACACACGTGGCTGGTACAATTGGAGCAAATGGCGACGAAACGAAGGGTGCTGTCGCTGGAATTGCACCAGGTGTTCAACTATTAGCTGAGAAGGTATTTTCTGATAATGGCGGTGGTGCCTATGAGGATGATATTATCGCAGGAATTGAGCATGCAGTCACAATGAGTGCAGATGTAATCAACATGAGTTTAGGTGTTGATGCAGGCTACGTCGATGAAGATTTTGATCCGATCCAAAAATCAATCCGAGTTGCGACGGAACAAGGTACCCTTGTTGTAGTGGCAGCCGGTAATACAGCCTATAGTACAAAGAATAATATTATTCCCTCTTCATTAAGACCATATGCGGAAAATCCAGATATTGGAACAGTTGGTGCGCCAGGTGTAAGTCCATATGCATTATCGGTTGCTTCCTATGAAAATACTAAACTTCATTTAAATGCCTTAGCAGATCCAAGTGGTTTTTCGGTGCCGTTCAAAGATCAAACTCAATTTCCAGCATCGTATAATTTTAAAGTCTCTAAGGTTCTTTCACCAGATGTACCTTATGATTTAGTAAATGTTGGGGAAGGAAAGAATGCATCAGATTATCCTAAAGGCAAAACTGGCTACATTGCAGTAGTTAAACTATTAAATCCATATAGTACTGTTTCATCTATTCAGTTTACTGCAAAGAGTGCAGGAGCAAAGGCTATTATTATGATACCACCTGCAGTATGGAATGATTATACTTCTCTACCATTATCGCCAACTGCAGCACCAACGGCGTCAACTAGTAAAGCTGTAGGTGAAGCATTACTGAGTAAAATGAATAGTCTGCCAAGTGGTCAATATTTAAGCATGAAATTTGCAGGCGATACTTGGGTAGAGAATCCAGCGAAAGACACGATGTCCTCTTTTTCATCCTTTGGATCTCCAAGTACATTAGATTTTAAACCAGAGATTTCTGCTCCGGGTGGAAATATTTATTCAACTATACCAGGAAATGATTATGAAGTGATGAGCGGTACATCAATGGCAACTCCTCATGTTGCAGGCGGCTCAGCATTGTTATTGCAGGCCCTTTATCAAAAAGGATTAACTCAGTCAGAAGATACAGTTTTAAAAGCAAAACTTGCTTTAATGAATACAGCTAATATTGCCATGGATCCAAGGACAAATGGAGAAGTTCCATATTCACCACGTGTACAAGGGTCTGGGATAATGAAAATTCAAAATGCCATTAATACACCAGTCATTGTGACAAGTAGTAAAACGCCTTTAGAACAAGCTGGAGCGGTTGCATTAAAGGAAATCGGTCAAAATACAAGCTTTAAATTAAACATGGAAGCATTCGACACTCCTAAGGGTAAAAATAATAGTGATGATATTGAATACAATGTTTATGTAGATCTATTGAAAGATAAGACTGAAATGAAGGAATTCGATTTAGATAGTGATGGGGAATTGGATTCAAAAGAGTATTTAACATTAACTAGTGAACGAATTAATGGTGCGACTGTCACTGTAAATGATAATGTGGTAACAGATAAAACTGGAGCATTTGTTAAAATTAAACCAGGTCAAACAAAAATGCTAACTGTTAATGTAACTTTACCAGATTCCTTAAAGAAAAATAGTTTTGTAGAAGGGTTTGTTCGTCTAGTTCCAGTAGCCAAGGACCAAGATAAAGCAGTGCCTTTAACTGTTCCTTATATGGGCTTCTATGGAGAATGGGATGAACCAGGAAATATCGATGCTCCTGCATGGGAGAAAGATGCATTTGTGGGATATACGGCACTTTGGGATGAAAGTGCAGAAAGATATCCATTAGGATATAACCCGTATTCTGATACATTCTCTCTTAACCATATTGCCTTCTCACCAAACTATATTAATGATGGAATCTTTCCGTCATTCCAAGCATTACGTAATTTAGAAAAAGTTGAAATGTATGTTGAAGATCAATCTGGAAATCTCATTAAAAATTTAGGTGATTTTAGTGAATACACTGGAACACCATGGAAATTCAGAAAAAATATTATGTCATACGGGGATATAATGTATGGCGGATATAAATGGGATATGAAGGACACTTCCGGTCAATTTGTACCAGACGGTATATACCAATATGTTATCAAATCAACATTAGAATATGAAAACGCAAAACCACAGATTGTTAAAATGCCAATGACGGTAGATTCCATCGCTCCGACCGTTTCAAATATTCAAGTAACACCAAAGAACGGAAAATATGAAGTTTCCTTTGATGCGCAAGATAATGCCACTGACTTTAATTCGGCACTTCTTTGGGTTAATGGGAATTTTTATTCACCAGCAGTTGGAGTAAAATCTATACTCTCAAATACAGAACCACAAAGTATTGTTATTTTAGCCATTGATTATGCAGGAAATCAATCCTACAAAGTTTGGGGAGATCCGAGCTATATTAAATATACTATGGCTGTTCAAACGATCAGTATAACTCCGACTGCAAATATTAACAAAAGCAAACCTGCAAAAATTAGTGCCTGGGCTTATTCTAGAGTAGACTGGACGATTAATGTTAAAGATGCAAGTGGAAAGATAGTCGATTCGTTTAAAGTAGAAAATGAACATTCACTGAAAACACAATGGGTACCTAATACGGACCTTCAAAATGGAACGTATTCTATATCAGTTGATGTCGTGACAAAAGACGGTTTTAAAGTAACAACAACGCCTAAACAAGTAACGGTTCTCCAACAATAA